A DNA window from Bradyrhizobium barranii subsp. barranii contains the following coding sequences:
- the gmd gene encoding GDP-mannose 4,6-dehydratase — MAERIALITGVTGQDGAYLAEYLLSLGYVVHGVKRRSSSFNTARVDHLYQDPHVGNVPFLMHYGDMTDSTNLIRLVQQIRPTEIYNLAAQSHVAVSFESPEYTANADAIGVLRLLEAVRILGMEKETRFYQASTSELYGLVQEIPQKETTPFYPRSPYGVAKLYGYWITVNYREAYGMFASNGILFNHESPIRGETFVTRKITRGVARIEVGLEQTLYLGNLEAKRDWGHARDYVEGMHRILQADKPDDFVLATGEMRSVREMVELSFAHVGRRIAWRGKGVEETGVDETSGKTVVKIDPTYFRPTEVDLLVGDASKAREVLGWTPKRSFAQLVEEMMTSDLAEAKRDAASGKRTV; from the coding sequence ATGGCTGAGCGGATCGCTCTCATCACCGGCGTGACCGGTCAGGACGGCGCCTATCTCGCCGAATATTTGCTGTCGCTCGGCTATGTCGTGCACGGCGTCAAGCGGCGCTCGTCCTCGTTCAACACCGCGCGCGTCGATCACCTCTACCAGGACCCGCACGTCGGCAACGTGCCGTTCCTGATGCATTACGGCGACATGACGGACTCGACCAATCTGATCCGCCTGGTGCAGCAGATCCGGCCGACCGAGATCTACAATCTCGCCGCCCAGAGCCATGTCGCCGTCAGCTTCGAGAGCCCGGAATACACCGCCAACGCCGACGCCATCGGCGTGCTGCGCCTGCTGGAAGCGGTCCGCATCCTCGGCATGGAGAAGGAGACGCGGTTCTACCAGGCCTCGACCTCCGAGCTCTACGGCCTGGTGCAGGAGATCCCGCAGAAGGAGACCACGCCGTTCTATCCGCGCTCGCCCTACGGCGTTGCAAAACTCTACGGCTACTGGATCACGGTGAACTACCGCGAAGCCTACGGCATGTTCGCCAGCAACGGCATCCTGTTCAACCATGAGAGCCCGATCCGCGGCGAGACCTTTGTGACCCGCAAGATCACCCGCGGCGTCGCGCGTATCGAGGTCGGGCTGGAACAGACGCTCTATCTCGGCAATCTCGAAGCCAAGCGCGACTGGGGTCATGCCAGGGACTATGTCGAGGGCATGCACAGGATCCTGCAGGCCGACAAGCCCGACGACTTTGTGCTCGCCACCGGTGAGATGCGCTCGGTGCGCGAGATGGTCGAGCTGTCCTTTGCGCATGTCGGCCGCCGCATCGCCTGGCGCGGCAAGGGTGTCGAGGAGACCGGCGTCGACGAGACGAGCGGCAAGACCGTGGTGAAGATCGATCCGACCTATTTCCGTCCGACCGAGGTCGATCTCCTCGTCGGCGACGCCAGCAAGGCGCGCGAGGTGCTCGGCTGGACGCCGAAGCGCAGCTTCGCCCAGCTCGTCGAGGAGATGATGACGAGCGACCTGGCGGAGGCAAAACGGGATGCGGCCAGTGGCAAACGCACCGTTTGA
- the fcl gene encoding GDP-L-fucose synthase has product MANAPFELRGKTVYVAGHRGMVGAALLRRLAREDVQLVTVDRREVDLCNQAAVFDWFAKTRPQVIFLAAAKVGGIVANDTLRAEFIYDNIAIAANVIQAAHLNGAEKLMFLGSSCIYPKLAPQPLREDSVLSGPLEPTNEPYAIAKIAGIKMAEAYRSQYGSDFISVMPTNLYGPGDNYHPELSHVVAALIRRFHEAKVAGAKSVVVWGTGTPRREFLYVDDMADACVHLMKTYSSAELVNIGTGEDITIAEFARVVAAIVGYGGEISFDTSRPDGTPRKLLDVSRLAKLGWRATTSLEDGVRRAYEAYLSHT; this is encoded by the coding sequence GTGGCAAACGCACCGTTTGAGCTGAGGGGCAAGACCGTCTATGTCGCCGGCCATCGCGGCATGGTCGGAGCCGCGCTGCTGCGCCGGCTGGCGCGGGAGGACGTGCAGCTCGTCACGGTCGACCGGCGCGAGGTCGATCTCTGCAACCAGGCCGCCGTGTTCGACTGGTTCGCCAAGACGCGGCCGCAAGTGATCTTCCTCGCCGCGGCCAAGGTCGGCGGCATCGTCGCCAACGACACGCTGCGGGCCGAGTTCATCTACGACAACATCGCGATTGCCGCCAACGTGATCCAGGCCGCGCATCTCAACGGCGCCGAGAAGCTGATGTTTCTGGGCTCGTCCTGCATCTATCCGAAGCTGGCGCCGCAGCCGCTGCGCGAGGACTCGGTGCTATCAGGTCCGCTGGAGCCGACCAACGAGCCCTATGCGATTGCCAAGATCGCCGGCATCAAGATGGCGGAGGCCTATCGCAGCCAGTATGGCAGCGACTTCATCAGCGTGATGCCGACCAATCTGTACGGCCCCGGCGATAATTATCATCCTGAATTGAGCCACGTCGTCGCCGCGCTGATCCGCCGCTTCCATGAGGCAAAAGTCGCAGGCGCGAAGAGCGTCGTCGTGTGGGGCACCGGCACGCCCCGGCGCGAGTTCCTCTATGTCGACGACATGGCGGATGCCTGCGTGCACCTGATGAAGACCTATTCGAGCGCGGAGCTGGTCAACATCGGCACCGGCGAGGACATCACCATCGCCGAGTTCGCGCGCGTCGTGGCCGCCATCGTCGGCTACGGCGGCGAAATCAGTTTCGACACCTCGCGTCCCGACGGAACGCCGCGCAAGCTGCTCGACGTCAGCCGTCTCGCAAAGCTCGGCTGGCGCGCGACGACCTCGCTCGAGGACGGCGTGAGGCGTGCATACGAGGCGTATCTGTCGCATACGTAG
- a CDS encoding UDP-glucose dehydrogenase family protein, translated as MRIAMIGTGYVGLVSGACFADFGHDVTCVDKDEKKIAALHRGEIPIYEPGLDELVATNVKAKRLDFTTDLSKPVADADAVFIAVGTPSRRGDGHADLSYVYAAAREIAQSLLGFTVVVTKSTVPVGTGDEVERIIRETNPSADVVVASNPEFLREGAAIRDFKYPDRVVVGTSDERGRKVMGDVYRPLSLNQAPLMFTARRTAEMIKYAANAFLATKITFINEIADLSEKVGANVQEVARGIGLDNRIGTKFLHAGPGFGGSCFPKDTKALIKIAQDYDVSLRIVESVLAVNENRKRAMARKVSQALGGSLRGKTIAVLGLTFKPDTDDMRDAPSIPLVTGLIDMGATVKAFDPVGMEQAKGELPNITYCEDAYSCTQGADALVIVTEWVQFRALDLGRLKATMTQPVVVDLRNIYPPEEMQAAGFTYESIGRSSQA; from the coding sequence ATGCGAATCGCGATGATCGGAACGGGCTATGTGGGACTGGTGTCCGGAGCCTGCTTTGCGGATTTCGGTCACGACGTCACCTGCGTCGACAAGGACGAGAAGAAGATCGCGGCGCTTCATCGCGGCGAGATTCCGATCTACGAGCCCGGCCTCGACGAGCTGGTCGCCACCAATGTGAAGGCCAAGCGGCTCGACTTCACCACCGATTTGTCGAAGCCGGTCGCGGACGCCGATGCCGTCTTCATCGCGGTCGGCACGCCCTCGCGCCGCGGCGACGGTCACGCCGATCTGTCCTATGTCTACGCCGCCGCGCGCGAGATCGCGCAGTCGCTATTGGGCTTCACCGTCGTCGTGACCAAGTCCACCGTCCCGGTCGGCACCGGCGACGAGGTCGAGCGTATCATCCGCGAGACCAACCCTTCGGCCGACGTCGTCGTCGCCTCCAACCCCGAATTCCTGCGCGAGGGCGCGGCGATCCGCGACTTCAAGTATCCCGACCGCGTCGTCGTCGGCACCTCCGACGAGCGCGGCCGCAAGGTGATGGGCGACGTCTATCGTCCGCTGTCGCTGAACCAGGCCCCGCTGATGTTCACGGCGCGCCGCACCGCCGAGATGATCAAATACGCCGCGAACGCGTTCCTCGCGACCAAGATCACCTTCATCAACGAGATCGCCGATCTCTCGGAAAAGGTCGGCGCCAACGTGCAGGAGGTCGCGCGCGGCATCGGCCTCGACAACCGCATCGGCACCAAGTTCCTGCACGCGGGTCCGGGCTTCGGCGGCTCCTGCTTCCCGAAGGACACCAAGGCGCTGATCAAGATCGCGCAGGACTATGACGTGAGCTTGCGCATCGTCGAATCCGTGCTGGCCGTCAACGAGAACCGCAAGCGCGCGATGGCGCGCAAGGTCAGCCAGGCGCTCGGCGGTAGCTTGCGCGGCAAGACCATCGCCGTGCTCGGCCTCACCTTCAAGCCCGACACCGACGATATGCGCGATGCGCCGTCGATCCCGCTCGTCACCGGCCTGATCGACATGGGCGCGACGGTCAAGGCCTTCGATCCCGTCGGCATGGAGCAGGCCAAGGGCGAGCTGCCGAACATCACCTATTGCGAGGACGCCTATTCCTGCACGCAAGGCGCCGATGCGCTCGTCATCGTCACCGAATGGGTGCAGTTCCGCGCGCTCGATCTCGGCCGGCTGAAGGCGACCATGACCCAGCCCGTCGTCGTCGATCTCCGCAACATCTACCCGCCCGAAGAGATGCAAGCCGCCGGCTTCACCTACGAGAGCATCGGGCGATCGTCCCAGGCCTAA
- a CDS encoding aldose 1-epimerase family protein gives MTDDTHTIRSGGLTATIKAHGAELCSLKNGSGVEFVWQAGPAWPRHAPLLFPIVGRLANDEMRHRGKTYRMTQHGFARDSRFAWVERGENRCTLALEDSETTRALYPFAFRLTATYAIDDAGLDLSLTVVNTGKETLPVSLGGHPAFNWPLQPGMSKESYALTFTNEEPSPVRRVEGGLLLAATDPSPVRGTVLPLSESLFTNDAVILDPVNSHAVRYAAGQGAGPWLKMSWRGFRELGVWSKPTGAPFLCIEPWRGYASPVGFEGKFSDKPGLMHIAAGANEELSYRIEVGSS, from the coding sequence ATGACCGACGACACGCACACGATCCGCAGTGGCGGGCTCACCGCGACCATCAAGGCACACGGCGCCGAGCTGTGCTCGTTGAAGAACGGCAGCGGTGTCGAATTTGTCTGGCAGGCGGGGCCGGCCTGGCCACGCCACGCGCCGCTGCTGTTTCCGATCGTCGGGCGTCTCGCCAATGACGAAATGCGGCACCGAGGCAAGACCTACCGGATGACCCAGCACGGTTTTGCGCGCGACAGCCGGTTCGCGTGGGTAGAGCGCGGCGAGAACCGTTGCACCCTGGCGCTCGAAGACAGCGAGACAACGCGCGCGCTCTATCCGTTCGCATTTCGCCTGACGGCCACCTATGCGATCGACGACGCCGGTCTCGATCTCTCGCTCACGGTCGTGAACACCGGCAAGGAGACATTGCCGGTGTCGCTCGGTGGCCATCCCGCCTTCAACTGGCCGCTTCAGCCTGGAATGTCGAAGGAGAGCTACGCGCTGACGTTCACGAACGAGGAGCCGTCTCCGGTTCGCCGTGTCGAGGGCGGACTCCTGCTCGCGGCAACGGATCCGAGCCCCGTCAGAGGCACCGTGCTTCCTTTGTCGGAATCCCTGTTCACCAATGACGCCGTCATCCTCGACCCCGTCAACAGCCATGCGGTCCGCTATGCGGCCGGGCAGGGGGCCGGGCCCTGGCTCAAAATGTCATGGCGCGGCTTTCGCGAGCTCGGCGTCTGGTCGAAACCGACAGGCGCGCCGTTCCTCTGCATCGAGCCCTGGCGCGGCTATGCCAGTCCCGTCGGTTTCGAAGGCAAGTTCAGCGACAAGCCGGGTCTGATGCACATCGCGGCCGGCGCGAACGAAGAACTGTCGTACCGGATCGAGGTCGGGTCGTCCTGA
- a CDS encoding MBL fold metallo-hydrolase, producing MEVILLGTGGPRPDPRRMATTTLIRLGEENILFDAGRGVMVQLHKADEPLGAIDTVFLTHHHFDHIGDLYDVMLNSWMHGRKDDLRIYGPPDTERLVNTLITQVYDKDIAWRDQGEPTFGGWKPVVATDIIPGPILDTGRWKISAELVSHGDGLDMSPAFLARWMCLGFRFEAEGKVIAISGDTVPCPGLERLAEGADLLVQCCFLTTPEINNDHLRRLAKYTIACGDTVGKIAAKAGVKKLALTHHRPRTDDAMLNALLEDVRRDYAGPVVLGEDLTRIEV from the coding sequence ATGGAAGTCATACTGCTCGGCACCGGCGGCCCACGCCCGGACCCGCGCCGCATGGCGACGACCACGCTGATCAGGCTCGGCGAGGAGAATATCCTGTTCGACGCGGGCCGCGGCGTCATGGTGCAGCTCCACAAAGCCGACGAGCCGCTCGGCGCCATCGACACGGTCTTTCTCACCCATCACCACTTCGACCACATCGGCGACCTCTACGACGTGATGTTGAATTCGTGGATGCATGGACGCAAGGACGATCTGCGCATCTACGGTCCGCCCGATACCGAACGGCTCGTCAACACGCTGATCACACAGGTCTACGACAAGGACATCGCCTGGCGGGATCAGGGCGAGCCGACCTTTGGCGGCTGGAAGCCGGTCGTCGCGACGGACATCATTCCCGGCCCCATCCTCGACACCGGTCGCTGGAAGATCAGCGCCGAGCTCGTCTCACATGGCGACGGTCTCGACATGTCGCCGGCGTTTCTCGCGCGCTGGATGTGTCTCGGCTTTCGCTTCGAAGCCGAGGGCAAGGTCATAGCGATCTCCGGCGACACGGTGCCCTGCCCCGGTCTCGAGCGGCTGGCTGAAGGAGCCGACCTACTGGTGCAGTGCTGCTTTCTCACAACGCCTGAAATCAACAACGACCATCTTCGCCGGCTCGCGAAATACACGATCGCCTGCGGAGATACGGTCGGCAAGATCGCCGCCAAGGCCGGCGTCAAGAAGCTTGCGCTGACCCATCACCGTCCGCGCACCGACGATGCCATGCTGAACGCACTTCTCGAGGACGTCCGCCGAGACTACGCAGGTCCTGTCGTGCTCGGCGAGGACCTCACGCGGATCGAGGTCTGA